The following DNA comes from Kluyveromyces lactis strain NRRL Y-1140 chromosome E complete sequence.
TACAAACACATCTTCTATCGATACTAAACATCTCGGAACTACAACACCATCGAAACTGTCAGGAACAGATTCCCAAACCAAGTTGTTAAGGTCTCCCATGgataaaaaaattatgACCAACAACTCATATCAGATGCCAAACATTAGCACTTTTGACTCAAATTTGGATGAACTTTTCTCCAACTTCATCCATATAGAATATTGCAAGTCAAGGTATGATTCATTCAAAGCCATCCGCATGATGCAAAATCGCATTCCACTACAGATAGCGGTGTCTATGCCTTGGTGTTTATCCACATTGGGTAAGCTACATTTTGAATTAGTTAATTATGAAATGGCTAAATCTTACTTCACGAAATTAAGAACTTTACAACCTACGCGGTTTCAAGATATGGACACCTTCTCAACCGTTTTATGGCATTTGCAAGACAAAACACACTTATCCGCTTTATGCGCGGAGCTATTAACGTTGGATAAGTATAACCCCATTGCCTGGTGCAGCATGGGGAATCTTCATTCGTTAAATAAAGATCACGACGAAGCCATTACTGCTTTCGGAAAGGCAATTCAATTGGACCCATTCTTTGCTTACGCTTACACTTTACAAGGGCACGAGTATTCTAATAATGATGCATTCGACAATGCAAAATCTTGCTTCCGTAAAGCTTTAACTATCGAAAAAACTCATTACAATGCACTTTACGGACTTGGAATGTGTTGTGTCAAACTTGGAaagtttgaagaagcaCTATTATTCTTCGAGAAGGCAAGAGCCTTGAATCCGGTCAATGTCATTTTGAATTGTTGCTGCGGCGTTGCGTTAGAAAGATTACAGCAGCCAGAGAGAGCTTTGAACTTCTACGAATTAGCAACTGAGTTACAACCAAACTCGTCTTTAGcattgttcaagaaatcacAACTTCTATTGAACATGGGACAGTATTCTTCTGCGCTACataattttgaaagattaGAATCACTTACCCCTGATGAAGCTCATGTGCACTTTTTGCTTGGTAACCTGTACCAAATTGTGGGTAAGAAGCAAGATGCAATGAATCAATATACTATTGCAATGAACCTAGACCCTAAAGGTAGTCAATTAATAAAAGAAGCCATGGAAAAATGTCATGAACAGGGTTGATAAATCTGTTATATATCGTTACAAAAAATCTACTTGAACCTTCAaccaaattctttcacACAACGTGTTTTTACAGTTATCTATATAGCCTTCAAAAATAGCGTCTCCCAGTGTATATGAGTGTTCTcagatgatttgaagattataatattaatgataataatacaGATAGACGAAGGACTAAAGATCTACATAAAAAATACTACACAGTCGACGAATTTCTTTGGAGAATGATCAGTGAAGATCAAATACGATTACTCATGAACTTAGGATCCAGGCCAAAATATTCTCCTCCTTGAGTTGATAGTGTTTTCGAACCAGTCGATGAATTTCCAGTATTAGCAGTCGTATTTGAGGTTAGCTGACCAGCCATTAAATAAGGACTGGTTAATCCAGACGTGATAGTCGTATTATGCGTAATACTTGGCGAGGAAATATTAGCAAAATCTTCAGAACTTTGAGTTTGCTCAGCTCTTTGTTGATCCCATAAGTCTTCGTCATGTTCATTCAGTGACCTTTGCTGCTCTCTCAGTCTAGTTTCTTCACGCGCTTGGGACAGCATTTCCTGAGCTTTTGTTAATGAAACGGTAGGCGTCGCACATGAACTGATAATAGGAACTGAAGTGTCAATGTCAATGGTAGCTTTGATAAGAGCTGCTATCCATGCTCTCATCTCCTCTTTGGTGTCTACTGCGAAGTAATGTACACGAGGCTGAGTAAACGTTAGACCTTTCTTGGAGCCAGGTTGAGGAGGAACCAATTTAAAGCAATAACGCCCTTTACCAGTGCTAGCAGCATAGAGAGAAACAAATTtgtcatcttcttttgctgGCAACACTCTATGAGCGGTTATATCAATCAATCCACGTTCTCTATTTTCGGTTGTATTGGCAAAGTACGACAATCTGGTACCATGCAACGTAAAGAATCTATTTTTCCAAACACCCATAGCACCAGTACCCTTCTTACTCATCCAACCTGAACAATCTGCTTCACGCATAGCTTCGGATATAGTAATACTACGGATACCTTCCGTGAATGCGGtagttctttgttttccGACATTTTTCGAGCTCGTACCGCGAGCTGTTCTCGGTTTAGTTGATTCACTCACAGACCTATTTTGATTAACATCCGGTTCGTATAAAGTATCTTTCGCGTCATAAAATACATCCGAGGCAGGTTCTTTAGCGCTAACAGAGCGTCTCTTAGCTTCTTTTCGAGTTTGGGGGTTTGGAAGGTCTTTAATAGGAGATGTACTTAGCATCATCGAATGTCTTTGACTAGGCGTACCGTTATCAATAGTGTTGAAGGGACTAACAAATGAATTCTTCCTGCTATGAGAAACCGACGTCCTTCTTGATGTTTTAGTATGTGCAGTATCTGTCTCGGCATGCTCAtccttctctttgaaaaatgacAGCAGAGAAGAATTCCTTCTATGCCTTCTTTCTGAGTTGGCTTGGGAAGGTTTTCTACCATGATTGGTAGAGTATGAGGTAGCTCTGGAATGCCCGTATACACTAGAAGAAGGTCTTTCCATATTAACACCAGTTTCTGCATCAGATTCACGATCGGCCTGTTTattttctgtattttcCGACAGCATTGATATCCTGTTAAACAGTTCGACGAAGGATCCGCCTGATTTGGTTTTGACATGTCCGGAGTAGACTACACTACCGCGATTCTCTGAAACTTGCTCAGTTGGACTTGGGTTTCGTTCGATAGATTGTGTTTCCTTGAAATATGGGTTTGGAAGGCTAGGGGTACTAGAAGTTGGACCCTGCTTCCTTTTAGGAGGAAATTCGAACTGGTCGTGAATCTCATCCTCCCTCGATTTTTCCTCCTTTGCCTTTGCTTTACCATCTGCCACTTGTTCATATATCGTGGGATGTGCGTATTTGGAAGTTTGAGCACTGGACATTGCGTTAGGTTGAGGTGACAAGAACCTACCGCCAGAGCCAGAACTAGAAGCACTAACCATAGGTGATTTTGGAGGCTGGACTGGTGATGGGTATGAAGGAGGCTTTGGGGCACGTCTAGGCGACGCGAACACATCTTCTGAAATATCCGGAGCTTTAGTAGTTTCATTAGTAAATAGCAAGGATGCTGGTCTAGGTTTCTGAGAGCTTTTGGTGTGTGTTCCAGACGATGGGGTTACGAAGTTCTTTGGAGTTGGAGTCGAATTTGAATTTAGTTCCTCCATAGATTGTGATGTTTTCCTTAGGTGGCCTCGATACGTTGGAATATCATGGTTAGAAGGTGAGGTTATCGTTATCCCAGCATTTTGTTTGAATGATGCAGCGGGCATCAAACTATTCCTGTTATTGGCAGAAGTGCCATTCTGGGTCGAtatttccttcaaagcctcaatttctttaaagaTCTCAAAACGAGTTCCAAACGAGTTTATCtccaattccttcaaatgCGCTAATTCTAGTTCCAAAAGAATTGTACCTGAAATTTTATGCTTTTGGAACCTCGATGCTGATTCCACATCGAATCCCAATGAGATGAGGTAAGCTGTAACCTGTTCCGGAACCCAATTCTTCACATTTTCTGGGCGTAATTCGTTGGTTCCAGTAGAAGCCAGGCTATTACTTTTGGTGAAATCTAATGATGAACCTGAAACAAGTCTTTTCAACCCAGGTCTTTGATCATAATCGATGGAATCAGTTCCAGAGGGGAAAGAGTCACCCCTTAACTCTTCAAGTGCCTTATCTATATCACTCATTGTgcttttcattgatatGTTCCTATCCACAGGAACTTTTATCATGTCTGAGTTGGGCGCTTTgatattatcaaatttCCTATAAGTTGCGGGTTGTGCAGTTTCTAACGGCTGAGGGGTAGGTAGCTCACTGGTGGACCCATCCTGGGACGGGTATGAAAGATTTGTATTGCTTCCAGAGGCAAACGGACTTGCGATTCTCTTGGAGCTTTTTGCCCTCATCAGGGCTGGTTTGCGTTCCATAGCAATGACTTGAGTGAAAACTTTGGGATACAGGCCTTCTTCTTGTGTTCTTAGATTCTTACCAAAATACCAACCATCGTTATACGACCCATCATCGGTGACCACTTGAATCTTGTCTCCAGGCCTCATATCTAGTTCGTCATCCATACGCTTACTGTACTCGGTGATACAAATAAACAACGGGAATGTTTTCTGCGGCTGAAACCCTGCACCTAAGGGTGTTTCTCCAACAGATGGCACGCCTCCACTGGTACTCCGTAAATTAGTGGTATCTATATGGGTTAGCTTAGGTACTTTATTAGATGCCATACTGATTTTGTAGGTATTTCTGGAACTCGAACGGTATGATACGGCTGAGATGCTCTAAATGAAGTCCAGCGAATTGTTGAGATGAAACGTATAAACTATGAggaaaatggaaaaaaaacaaaacgaAACTGCTCTATTTGCACCAATATATAATTCGTCCACGTTAGCAAACCTCTTACCACAATTTTGAGCACTTTCGGTGACCAGACTATACTACGACCCTTGATGGTTCTtatgttttggttttttaCGAAGTGCAACTTACTTTCTAatgtttgtttctttaaAAGTCCACGTCTTGCTTCCAAATTTCCATTCTGTTCCCAAATAGCGAATGCTCGTTACCCGGACTTGCGACCGATACCTAACGACTGGTTCTTCATGTTACCGTTGGTGATTCATCCTTAATTACGGGTCTAAAATACATAGTACTATCATTTATTGTCCAACTATATGACCGCCATATCAAGCGCTGAGGAAAGCTGAGATAACGTTTTTCTGTATAATTTGTATTTGAAGTAAATGTCCGTCATTTAATATGAATGGGATTATGcatttgttgatgaaagagaaaatgatatcattctGTGAGGTTTGGGGCAGCTGTAGGACCTGAAATGTAAGTTTTTGTACCCACGAGATGTATTCGGGCATTCCTGATAAGTCTTGCTTTCTGAAGTGTGTCTTGttattgttcaaaaagGTCGCATCAGATGAATTAGtagaaaaagaactctTTCTATTAGATGGGGTATTGGTACCTCGAGATGAGCTGGAATTAACAGAACCATTCATATTTGGGATTGATGACGATTGTCGGTTAAAGGGGCTAATTGAACTTGATGCTCTGCCTTTATGGTCTGGATTGTTTTCGCTTGAAATGTGTTGAGACCAACGTGACATACCTTTcattttttggaaaatgCTTCTCTTTGACTTCGTCGAAGCTATACTCTTGTTTCCCGAACTTTTCGCACTAATTATAGATGCTGAATCGCTTCCGTTAGCACTTGGTCTGCGTTTGGAGTTCAATATAGAGCGATGAACAGTCTCTCTATCCTGATATCCGGGTTTCCTCAGCGGTGGGCCCATAGAAAGACTGGGTGTCATCATTTGCGGCTGAACACCACTCAGTAATGACGCCTGTACCAACTTGTTTAGATACTGAAGTGTACGTGCAATAACTTCCACGAATTGAGAGTCACTTCGACGTGAATAATCATCAAGCGTTTGGCTCAAAGTCTTGATCACATTAATCTTCAAAGGAACGTTCTCCACAGGAAAATCACTGCCATGGTGATATATCCATAGGTCCCACGTATATTTATCTAATGAAAGATGCAACGATACCACTACTGGTAATTCACTTTCGAAACTGGATCGTAACTTCTTTAAAGAGTTGACACACCTGTGGGCAACAGATAACTTAGATTCTTCAGTGAAATCAGCCAATTGTGGGGTTAGATCAAACACAGAAAGATAGTCCTCGAACTTCTTAGTAGCACAGCTGGCACTAAAATCATTAATGGAGTCTAAAGTCGGTGAACCAACTTCTATCAGCTTATGATTACTTCTTCCTGAGATGTTTGAACTATCTGAGTATAGCGATAGAAACGATTCACTCATCTGCGGTTCAAGTTGCTTTAGAAAACCAAGTAAACGAAATCAAAGGCTCTGATGTCACTCCTACAACATACAACTGACTTCAACGCCACTAGAGTATTGAATTTGCCAGGCTCATGTCGTTGCGAGAATGATAGGGTTCATTTCTTACCTTTAACATAAATAgctttttgttgatgatgtgCTTGgtcaaaattgaaaaagtcaACTATCCGTCTTCGGTTTCATAGAACACTATACAATTAAGGTACAAGACGATGGTAATGATATaagatttgaaatttaGACGTGTGCCAAGCTACTTTTATCGATTGATAATGTCACAGCCAATCTTTCTCTTGTCTTCATCCATCTGAACATCCTGTAAATGGAACGCTTACTACCTCTATGCGGTAAATATATATGATTGTATAACTTACATCGGGTTCAAAAATCACTTTTTGACTATTAGTTAGAAACAGCGGAACTTTTGCTGTAGGATTGAGAACAATGATTAGGATGAAGAATGAAAGTTTAACTGCTGTGATTACTTTCAGTCTTCGGTACAGTATTGCATTTGATTAACTATATTTGCCGCATAATACATACCATTTTTTGGACCTCTGAACCTCCTAACGTATAAGATAAAGTTATCGTATTCGATTATATTATGATTAGCATTTCGAACAAATCGAAAAGTAGGAGACCGAAGTTCTTGCTCACGTTTTCCATTACACAGCTCACCAATATTCCCCAATCATCCGGGTATTGTTATTGTAAATGGCATTTAAAAGATGGTACTGGTGCGTCAAGTTCAATCATCGAACAAGAAGGTCAGAAAATCGATACCAATCATCAAAGCAAAGGAACTACCGAGAGGATATTTGTTAAAAACCATAGAGCTAAATGGAACTATACTGTGGAACCTCCAATCAAATTAAAGTTGCAAGTTGATAAGAATAAGACACTCTCTAAGAAAATTCTAGTTGTGGAGGTTTATTTTGAGTTCTTGGAAGAACTGAATAAGAACGAACATCCGGAGGGAAGATTTAGCCATCATAATCACGCTTATACACAGAAAGTATCCGGAAAGATTCTTTTGGGTAATGTGAGCATTGATGTCACAAATTTCATTGATCAGAATGGAACTGAGTTCCATGATCGGTTCCTTCTACAAAAATCGAAAGTTAATTCAATCCTCAGTATGTCCATCAAGATGCAGTTACTCAGAGGgaaatttgatgattttacGCTTCCGAATGGAGAGCAACTATCCCAGAAAATTAAGGCAAACTTAGAGAATTTCACCGATAATAATTCAGATACCTCTTCTAATGTCACTTCACCGCTTTCCTCTGTCCACCCACCCGATAGCGCTGGTTCTAGGGTATCAAGTACCACGCATAAAACATCACATTTAGCACATCCAAAGCTGACGCATCAGCCTGGGGAGACGTTAGCATCATTGACTATTTCTAACCCAGTAGTTGAGAAACTTTATCAGAAAACCTTTAAGTTCCCATGGGACCCTAGACCCGGTGAATATACTCCTCAAGAGTGTATCGAAGATATTCTAGATGGGGGAAACGGATGGGCAAAGAACGAAAAGGGGATAaatttgatagatttagAGACATTACAGATTACCGATTTAGTAAACGATGATTATCTATTAGCGTCTTTGCTTGACCAACAGGGTATACACTACAAACCAAACAACCTAAATTACAGTTGGGATATATTAACCTCGAAATGGAGACAATCACAAAGCGGAAAATCAAGGAACGATTACTTGAAAGCCAACATCCAGAACTACTATCAAGAATGCAATAAATCAGGGTTGGATGAATATGCTGCAGAAAAAATCAAGGATGCTAAGAGTTGGAAAGTGAACTATAGCGCCACGGAAgaaaaatcatcaaagcCAAACTCAGACGCACAATCTACCCGTTCAAGTCATACCCAGTTAGAACAGATCTGATCAATATTACGTTATCGTGAGCTGATTAACGGTAGTTTTCAATGCGAGTACCAATTGGTTGATAGATTACCTTCGAATTCTTGTACTTTCAGTGttgttattttttttttctaagGTAAAAAACTGGACGCTCTCGTCCATAGAGCTCTTCGGCAGCCTAATGATCTTGATACAGAAGACTTCATAACACCAATATGATCGACGTTTAGGAAACTCTAGCATCTGTACGAGGTTTCTCTGAAatgaaacttttttttattgtGTCAGTTGTAATGTATGAAATGTGACGCAAGTCGGcatacaaaaaaaaaaattcatgataccaaaaggaaataatCCTCGATAAAGTGAGGTTGAATGTGGGAATTCGAGTTAGAAACTCTAGATGTGAAATCTCTATTGGAACTCAGTATTTATGACTTTTGgaaacttttcaatgtaCGAAAATTTTGTATAAATACAGGACAAAGTACACTGTCTTGAACACTTGAAACTTGAATAACGTATTCTCGTCTTCAAGAATGATCAAAGGTCTCATTTAGAAACGCCTAATAAGTTTAAACTTACAAAATCACCCAGTGTCGATAACAAAACTTCAAGGATCTAGCTGTCATACATCAACAATTGAAATGTCCTTAGATACAGAATCATTTGAAACTGCTGAAAAAGCAATTGAGGTAGTCACAAAGGAAATGGTATCTTTGACAAATTACTCAGCCATTGGATCATTAACCAGTCAGTTATCTCAGAATGACACTAAGTCAGGTGGAATTGAACAGAAAAAGTTACCGTTGAAACCAATATTATTGTGTCTGGCTACTTCTTTTGCAGGGTTTATCTTTGGCTGGGATGTTGGCACAATTGGTGGGATTACAAACATGGTatcatttcaaaacttttttgGTACCAACTTTGATTCTTCGAGTAATACACACTACTTTCCAAAACTTCTTATTGGATTAATCgtttccattttcaatatcagtTGCGCACTTGGTGGATTATTTCTAGTGAAGATTGCTGATATTAATGGAAGAAAACCAGGTATTTATGCTGCAATCACTATCTATTCGTTGGGAACATTGATTGGCTGGACATGTGGCTCCTCTTGGtggtatttcttcttcgcAAGGTTCATTTCAGGACTTGGTGTTGGTGCTACTGCGGTGATGATACCAATGTTTATAGCCGAATCTGCTCCCATCAACATTCGTGGTGCCATGGTTGTGCTCTACCAGTTAATGATCACTCTTGGAATTTTGCTCGGAAATGTCATCAACTATTGTTGCAGATCCACTTTACACGAAACAGATAATGCCACATGGAAGATCCCTGTAGGATTAGGAAACGTCTGGGCCGCTATCGTCGCGCTAGGTGTTCATTTTATGCCTGAATCACCAGTTTTTCTTACCAAGAGGTTAGGAAGCGCTCTCAAAGCTAAGGCAGCTTTTGCCCATATGAACAATTTGGACGTAGATGATCCAATTGTGGATAGTCATATTAGGAAGATGATGGAATCAGCTGACGCGGAGGTATCTACTCACAATGATATGAAGAACAGCAGGTTTGAATTCATACTCGGTCAACCAAGATTAGGTTTTAGACTATTTATTGGTATTATGGTGATGGCGTTTCAACAGCTATCCGGTGCAAATTACTTCTTCTATTATGGTACAACACTTTTCAACTCTGTGGGAATTGAAGACCCATACTTAACGTCGATTTTATTGTCTTCTGTCAACTTCATATCTACCTTTTTCGGTATTTATTTAGTTGAAAAGTTAGGCAGAAAAGCATGCTTAATTCTTGGTTCCGCGGGTATGTTTACCTGTATGTCCGTGTATGCGTCAGTCGGATCGTTCGCACTTAATAAGTCGCCTCAAAACTCTGGTGCGATTATGGTTACCTTCACGTGTGTTTACATCATGTTCTTTGCATGCACATCGGGACCTGTGTCCTTTGTCGTCATTTCGGAGTTGTTTCCAAGCAGGACAAAAGCGATATCCATGGCAGTGTGTACCTCAATCAATTGGCTTTgcaacttcttcatttctttatGCACACCATATGTCACTGATAAGATAGGCTTCAAGTTTGGGTTCGTTTTTGCTGGTTGTCTATTTGTCTCATTCTGgttcttcactttcttattgaaggaaactAAGAACAAAACTCCTGAACAGGTTGACGCATTGTATTCTATTGACAAGCAATAGGCAATGGACCATACAGGTATACTTCtacaaacaaagaaatttaCAATGAGCTCAACTGTTCACATAATCTACTGAAGCCTCCCGATTTCTCTGTTCGAGTGTGCGCTTGAATCGCTCTCCTTCATATAATTTCACTGTGTAAAACCTATTAACTTTCTCATTACGTATCATTTTACAAGTGTCTCAATGGCATTAAATTTGTAATTATTTCAGAAGAATTTTAATAACAAGGCATTTCTGTCTCCCAGCCCTGTGATATCTTAATACTTCTATTTACTCTTGTGTTGTTTTATCGGGCTCTCACTTATCAATCACCGAAGATGATTCCTGATTCCTCATATATTTActcaacaagaaaaaaaggaagagatGGCAATATGTAattgaaaatatgaaaGCACTCACATACTATGATTCAAAAATCCAGCAATTGGTTGTAAGCCAAATAAACCGGTGATCGAGAGCACTGAGTATTGTTGCTCAACGATGTTTAAAAGAGGTTCAAACAGAGCTACTTCGTCTTCTCAAGGGCAGCAACCAGAAAATCCTCCCTCTCTGAAATATCAGTCGTCAAGTTCACGATACTCTTTTCATCGACAGTACAACACAGGTTTTGGAACTTCACCTTTTAGGATATCACCTAAGTATAAACCAGATAGCCGCACTCCCTTCAGTTTTGATGGTACGGGAAATGTTGGACCAGAGAGCTCTCttaatgaagaagaatcaaatgCAAGATGGAGACCTTCTGAAAGTTCATTTGACAAACGTAGAACTTTCCACGGCGCTAAATACTCTCTGAGTATCGGAAAGGAAGTCTCAAGTATAGATAAAATCAATTCACCGGAGAGCAGATCCTTGATAATAGCAGGAAAAAGCCATTTAGGTATTTACACTTTCGATGAAGATTCTAAGACGATAACTAATGTACATGATTTCTTACAGACAGCGAAGACAAATACTGGGATCACGAAGAACACTTCATCGACACTACGGagaacaacaaaaaaaatttcaaccATATCTGATGTTAAAGCTGGCTTTTACAATCACAAAAACTATGTAGCAATTTGTGGTACTTCAACGTCTGTTGCGATTTACGATATTAATAAGACATCAGCGATAGACAATCCAGTTGTAACATCTCTCTCAGAACATACAAGATCTATCAATAGTGTGGATTTCAATATGGTGCAGACAAGCTTATTAATTAGCGGTGGACAAGATGGATGCATAAAGATTTGGGATTTGAGATCTCCTAAAATCTCCACCACTAGGAGTGATGTAAGTATCAACACCGGGTCTGATTCCATTAGAGACGTAAAATGGATGCCTTCTTACGAGTTTTCTAATGATACCAATGGTCTTTCAAACAGACATTTCAAATTTGCCAGTGTGCATGACTCTGGATTATTATTGAAGTTTGATTTGAGACAACCAAACCAAGctgaaaaaaagattaatGCACATTCTGGTCCCGCCTTATGTTTGAATTGGCATCCGCATCAGGACTACATTATTAGTGGTGGAAGAGACGGAAAATGTTGCTTGTGGTATGTAGGCGACAAATCTAATCAAGTTGGTAACATTAGTAGTACCAACCTCAATTCAAGTAATCCAGCAACGCATaatttatcatcatcatacCCCTTGGGGCTATCCAACACCCTTGCATTTCCTGAGCTCACAATAAATACCGCTCGTTCCATGAATAAACTTAAGTTTCGTCCAAAATATGAGACGAATgtattcaattcattgattGGGACTTCATCCATGGGCGAAGATTCGGATGTATCTGTTTATTCGCTAGCAAGAAAATATATTCCTAAAAACGTTATTGCTTCCAGTGCACCTTCTGTTGGTTTTGTCTGGTGGGATGACGACACGATATTCAATATAGACAAGCAAAATACCGTTACTGGGTGGGATATCTCTCATGAACCGACTGTACTTGATAATTTGCCGAAAAACACAATAAAATGGAGAGATTTGGATGGCGATGGTATTCTGTTTTTGGACCAAAAACCAGGTGGGTATTTGTCTCAAGAAGAGACAGTTTTGACACCAGGTAGTGGAGAGAATCGCAAGATGCCTTTCACACACAGAATGAGTAGTGCAACTGCTAACAGTTTTACTGGAGGAAATAATCCTAACATTACAAGCAACACAAGTAGCAGTGCCGCAAGTTTCTCAAAAAACCCGACACTTGGCATGTCTCAACTTCACCAGGGCAACGTATTAGGTGAAAGGTCAACTATGTCAAAGCATGCACAATCCGTTAACAGCAAATTTTCGCCTTCGGTTAACAGCTCGCCGTGGACCAATCCGTATTCGTCCCCTCATCATAACTCAATCGTGTCAGGATCGGAATCGGCATTACATGCGGTTAATGATTCCTTTCTACAATCTCCATATTTGATAGGATTAGACTTTCCGCATATTTTGAACACAATACGGAACACTAGGCTCGCAGAATTTAACAGAAAGGTCGAAAGTGCAGCTTTATTAGAATTAAAGTCATCTCCAACtgaagttttcaagtttttaGCACGGGAATTGAAGTTTTCGTATAAATATAACAGtattgaaacaaaagacAACGGCCGAGAGCTTGATTCATCGAGCACACATGGCTCAGTGGATTCTAAAACGAATTTGATGGAAAAGTTGGGGTTATCTGAAAATAATACTTGGACTCATTTGATCAAATATACGAAATCTCACGACTCTGACGAAGTCATATCGAAAGGCACAGAGCTTAAAACACCAGTTTCTGACAAAAGTGCTAATATCGAAAAATCAGCTACGAATCATAA
Coding sequences within:
- a CDS encoding uncharacterized protein (conserved hypothetical protein), coding for MSESFLSLYSDSSNISGRSNHKLIEVGSPTLDSINDFSASCATKKFEDYLSVFDLTPQLADFTEESKLSVAHRCVNSLKKLRSSFESELPVVVSLHLSLDKYTWDLWIYHHGSDFPVENVPLKINVIKTLSQTLDDYSRRSDSQFVEVIARTLQYLNKLVQASLLSGVQPQMMTPSLSMGPPLRKPGYQDRETVHRSILNSKRRPSANGSDSASIISAKSSGNKSIASTKSKRSIFQKMKGMSRWSQHISSENNPDHKGRASSSISPFNRQSSSIPNMNGSVNSSSSRGTNTPSNRKSSFSTNSSDATFLNNNKTHFRKQDLSGMPEYISWVQKLTFQVLQLPQTSQNDIIFSFINKCIIPFILNDGHLLQIQIIQKNVISAFLSA
- a CDS encoding uncharacterized protein (similar to uniprot|P39969 Saccharomyces cerevisiae YER114C BOI2 Protein implicated in polar growth functionally redundant with Boi1p interacts with bud-emergence protein Bem1p contains an SH3 (src homology 3) domain and a PH (pleckstrin homology) domain), translating into MASNKVPKLTHIDTTNLRSTSGGVPSVGETPLGAGFQPQKTFPLFICITEYSKRMDDELDMRPGDKIQVVTDDGSYNDGWYFGKNLRTQEEGLYPKVFTQVIAMERKPALMRAKSSKRIASPFASGSNTNLSYPSQDGSTSELPTPQPLETAQPATYRKFDNIKAPNSDMIKVPVDRNISMKSTMSDIDKALEELRGDSFPSGTDSIDYDQRPGLKRLVSGSSLDFTKSNSLASTGTNELRPENVKNWVPEQVTAYLISLGFDVESASRFQKHKISGTILLELELAHLKELEINSFGTRFEIFKEIEALKEISTQNGTSANNRNSLMPAASFKQNAGITITSPSNHDIPTYRGHLRKTSQSMEELNSNSTPTPKNFVTPSSGTHTKSSQKPRPASLLFTNETTKAPDISEDVFASPRRAPKPPSYPSPVQPPKSPMVSASSSGSGGRFLSPQPNAMSSAQTSKYAHPTIYEQVADGKAKAKEEKSREDEIHDQFEFPPKRKQGPTSSTPSLPNPYFKETQSIERNPSPTEQVSENRGSVVYSGHVKTKSGGSFVELFNRISMLSENTENKQADRESDAETGVNMERPSSSVYGHSRATSYSTNHGRKPSQANSERRHRRNSSLLSFFKEKDEHAETDTAHTKTSRRTSVSHSRKNSFVSPFNTIDNGTPSQRHSMMLSTSPIKDLPNPQTRKEAKRRSVSAKEPASDVFYDAKDTLYEPDVNQNRSVSESTKPRTARGTSSKNVGKQRTTAFTEGIRSITISEAMREADCSGWMSKKGTGAMGVWKNRFFTLHGTRLSYFANTTENRERGLIDITAHRVLPAKEDDKFVSLYAASTGKGRYCFKLVPPQPGSKKGLTFTQPRVHYFAVDTKEEMRAWIAALIKATIDIDTSVPIISSCATPTVSLTKAQEMLSQAREETRLREQQRSLNEHDEDLWDQQRAEQTQSSEDFANISSPSITHNTTITSGLTSPYLMAGQLTSNTTANTGNSSTGSKTLSTQGGEYFGLDPKFMSNRI
- the CDC27 gene encoding anaphase promoting complex subunit CDC27 (similar to uniprot|Q751K0 Ashbya gossypii AGL294W AGL294Wp and some similarites with YBL084C uniprot|P38042 Saccharomyces cerevisiae YBL084C CDC27 Subunit of the Anaphase-Promoting Complex/Cyclosome (APC/C) which is a ubiquitin-protein ligase required for degradation of anaphase inhibitors including mitotic cyclins during the metaphase/anaphase transition); the protein is MLFHSVRQNAGGNVPAHDSLGGHNQEIMDASVFNGLPSATSAADAAATAAAASASNYVDSSNLSHLSEKFKRLETLISDHLSQLNIESAVFVSELLFAECSNLDESSQERALANYFYSLSLYLNNDFHTAMHVSSERRHDNLACAYVYSRCCLKLKKNYSDALDCLLSLQSCWDTCLSHFGYPKKSTICLLVGKLFKLLDHESKSETFLRSSLDGNPYLWEASTELCVLRSSLVLTVFKSQKNAPTRSQSSAAMMTVPPPNCSMDSRSRNKPQTPFKAPSRNRQNLSNSQTTSLLSASNVGVSISPHFFKKHTRFTTTPTTATSSANVTTTNTSSIDTKHLGTTTPSKLSGTDSQTKLLRSPMDKKIMTNNSYQMPNISTFDSNLDELFSNFIHIEYCKSRYDSFKAIRMMQNRIPLQIAVSMPWCLSTLGKLHFELVNYEMAKSYFTKLRTLQPTRFQDMDTFSTVLWHLQDKTHLSALCAELLTLDKYNPIAWCSMGNLHSLNKDHDEAITAFGKAIQLDPFFAYAYTLQGHEYSNNDAFDNAKSCFRKALTIEKTHYNALYGLGMCCVKLGKFEEALLFFEKARALNPVNVILNCCCGVALERLQQPERALNFYELATELQPNSSLALFKKSQLLLNMGQYSSALHNFERLESLTPDEAHVHFLLGNLYQIVGKKQDAMNQYTIAMNLDPKGSQLIKEAMEKCHEQG